A DNA window from Pyrus communis chromosome 3, drPyrComm1.1, whole genome shotgun sequence contains the following coding sequences:
- the LOC137729970 gene encoding uncharacterized protein At4g15545-like — protein sequence MSQGSGSGVVVGGGGGGDRGLEFQLPDEILSVIPSDPYDQLDLARKITSMAIASRVSKLESEMGKMRQKLQDKDRVVFELEERVSRLQHANHEAESRLRIALDENLKVSKERDSLALTTKKLSRDLAKLETFKRQLMQSLNEDNGSPAETVDIGTVPKAYPEKDEDTNVYTGQYSSSGSTDKGATDEALKNSGQGFSMTPYITPRLTPTGTPKIISTSGSPRGYSAISSPQQSSGATSPQKPAYKERSSFSSWYSSSQQSSAANSPPRGRSHSGRTPRIDGKEFFRQARSRLSYEQFSAFLANIKELNAHKQTREETLRKAEEIFGTDNKDLYLSFQGLLNRNIH from the exons ATGTCGCAGGGCAGTGGAAGCGGCGTCGTCGTcggcggtggtggtggaggtgaCAGGGGGCTGGAGTTTCAGCTGCCGGACGAGATCTTATCGGTTATACCGAGCGACCCGTACGACCAGCTGGATCTGGCGCGGAAGATTACGTCCATGGCCATAGCGTCTAGGGTTTCGAAGCTGGAGTCTGAGATGGGGAAAATGAGGCAGAAGCTCCAGGACAAAGATAGGGTTGTGTTTGAGCTGGAGGAAAGGGTTTCCCGCCTCCAGCACGCCAACCACGAGGCTGAGTCTCGCCTGAGAATTGCCCTGGATGAGAAT TTGAAGGTTTCCAAGGAACGAGATTCAttggcattgactacaaaaaagCTCAGCCGTGATTTAGCAAAG TTGGAGACATTTAAGAGACAACTAATGCAGTCACTGAATGAAGATAACGGATCC CCAGCTGAAACTGTTGATATTGGCACAGTTCCTAAGGCATATCCTGAAAAGG ATGAGGACACAAATGTCTACACTGGACAATATTCCTCAAGCGGTTCCACAGATAAGGGAGCAACTGATGAAG CCTTGAAGAATTCTGGTCAAGGATTTTCTATGACTCCATATATCACTCCGCGGCTTACTCCAACTGGAACTCCAAAGATTATTTCCACAAGTGGGTCACCTAGAGGGTATTCTGCCATTTCTTCTCCTCAGCAATCCTCTGGTGCCACATCTCCCCAAAAACCCGCCTATAAAGAACGGAGTTCATTTTCTTCATGGTACTCGTCAAGCCAGCAGTCATCAGCAGCAAACTCTCCACCTCGTGGACGTTCACATTCAG GGCGCACTCCTAGAATTGACGGAAAAGAGTTCTTTCGTCAAGCCAG GAGCCGTCTATCATATGAGCAGTTCAGTGCATTTCTGGCTAACATCAAGGAACTAAATGCTCATAAGCAAACCAGAGAG GAAACTTTAAGGAAAGCGGAAGAAATATTCGGGACTGATAACAAAGATCTTTATTTATCATTCCAAGGACTGCTTAACCGCAATATACACTAG
- the LOC137729378 gene encoding peptidyl-prolyl cis-trans isomerase CYP59-like isoform X2: protein MSVLIVTSLGEIVVDLHTDKCPLTCKNFLKLCKIKYYNGCLFHTVQKDFTAQTGDPTGTGSGGDSVYKFLYGDQARFFNDEIHLDLKHSKTGTVAMASAGENLNASQFYLTLCDDLDYLDGRHTIFGEIAEGFETLTRINEAYVDENNRPYKNIRIQHTYILDDPFDDPSQLAELIPDASPEGKPKDEVDDNVRLEDDWVPLDEQLSPLELEERLRAKDAHSSAVVLESIGDIPDVEIKPPDNVLFVCKLNPVTEDEDLHTIFSRFGTVQAADIIRDFKTGDSLCYAFIEFETREACEQAYFKMDNALIDDRRIHVDFSQSVAKLWSQYRRKDQKGKGKGCFKCGALDHIAKDCTGDPANTQQPQKYILKDDNGQRGGGKNSSYDMVFDGDTPEIPRQEKRSQGHNNDGGVEKQRMNRRSSEEPRHRDRENKDSSYRDRHSDRSRGYREDSSQDGKANRSSGSRSGQDRLEKGRDRDRHKDGQRDTDDKADQRESRKRDADDGIYADRRGDKDYRKRSTDSERENHKERQRNIDNKVDQRESGKRYADDGERDGVNYRKRSADSDRLAGRSSDSGDYRKSSVERRDETDYKKRHVDGERRDKRDDRVHKKRSADVDAHRGTREREHRRR from the exons ATGTCAGTGCTTATAGTGACAAGCTTAGGAGAGATAGTTGTGGATTTGCATACAGACAAGTGCCCTCTGACTTGTAAAAACTTCTTGAAGCTCTGCAA GATAAAGTATTATAATGGATGTCTTTTTCACACGGTTCAGAAGGATTTTACTGCACAGACTGGTGACCCAACTGGAACAGGTTCTGGTGGCGATTCCGTCTACAA ATTTTTATATGGTGATCAGGCGCGCTTTTTCAACGATGAGATTCATCTTGATTTGAAGCATTCTAAGACAGGCACGGTTGCAATGGCTAGTGCGGGAGAGAATCTCAATGCTTCTCAG ttctACTTGACATTGTGTGATGATCTAGACTATCTTGATGGAAGGCACACA ATTTTTGGTGAGATAGCAGAGGGGTTTGAGACATTGACAAGGATCAATGAGGCTTATGTGGATGAGAACAACAGACCCTATAAGAATATCCG AATCCAACATACTTACATATTGGATGATCCTTTTGATGATCCTTCACAACTAGCTGAGTTAATTCCCGACGCTTCCCCTGAAGGAAAACCAAAGGACGAG GTTGATGATAATGTGCGGCTTGAAGATGACTGGGTTCCTCTGGATGAACAACTAAGTCCACTAGAACTTGAAGAGCGTCTTCGTGCCAAAGACGCACATTCCAGTGCGGTTGTACTTGAGAGT ATTGGGGATATTCCTGATGTTGAGATAAAACCTCCCGACAATGTTCTCTTTGTTTGTAAATTGAATCCAGTCACTGAA GATGAGGACTTGCACACAATTTTTTCGCGTTTTGGAACTGTTCAAGC GGCTGATATAATCCGTGATTTCAAGACTGGAGATAGCTTATGCTATGCATTCATAG AATTTGAGACCAGAGAAGCATGCGAACAAGCATATTTTAAG ATGGATAATGCTTTGATTGATGACCGGAGAATACACGTGGATTTTAGTCAAAGTGTTGCAAAACTGTGGTCCCAGTACAGGCGCAAAGATCAAAAGGGCAAAG GCAAAGGGTGCTTCAAATGTGGTGCACTTGATCACATTGCCAAGGATTGCACTGGTGATCCTGCCAACACACAACAACCTCAAAAGTACATATTGAAGGATGATAATGGACAGCGTGGTGGCGGCAAGAACTCTAG TTATGATATGGTATTTGATGGAGACACTCCGGAAATTCCAAGGCAAGAAAAGAGAAGTCAAGGTCACAATAATGACGGCGGAGTCGAGAAACAAAGGATGAATAGGCGGAGTTCCGAGGAACCGAGGCATAGGGATCGAGAAAACAAAGACTCAAGTTATAGGGATAGGCACAGTGACAGAAGTAGAGGGTACAGAGAGGATTCAAGTCAAGACGGTAAAGCAAATCGATCCAGTGGAAGTAGAAGTGGTCAAGATCGTCTTGAAAAGGGAAGGGATAGAGATAGGCATAAGGACGGACAAAGAGACACAGATGACAAGGCAGATCAGCGTGAGAGCAGAAAGAGAGATGCAGATGATGGTATCTATGCAGACAGGAGGGGTGATAAAGATTACAGAAAGAGGAGTACAGACAGTGAAAGAGAGAATCACAAGGAGAGGCAGAGAAACATAGATAATAAGGTCGATCAGCGGGAGAGTGGAAAGAGATATGCAGATGATGGTGAGAGGGATGGCGTAAATTACAGAAAGAGGAGTGCAGATAGTGATAGACTAGCGGGACGGAGTAGTGACAGTGGAGATTATAGAAAGAGCAGTGTAGAGAGGAGGGATGAAACAGACTATAAAAAGAGACATGTAGATGGTGAACGTCGAGACAAGAGAGACGACCGAGTCCATAAGAAAAGAAGTGCAGATGTTGATGCCCATAGAGGTACAAGGGAAAGAGAACATAGAAGGCGATAA
- the LOC137729378 gene encoding peptidyl-prolyl cis-trans isomerase CYP59-like isoform X1, translating into MSVLIVTSLGEIVVDLHTDKCPLTCKNFLKLCKIKYYNGCLFHTVQKDFTAQTGDPTGTGSGGDSVYKFLYGDQARFFNDEIHLDLKHSKTGTVAMASAGENLNASQFYLTLCDDLDYLDGRHTIFGEIAEGFETLTRINEAYVDENNRPYKNIRRIQHTYILDDPFDDPSQLAELIPDASPEGKPKDEVDDNVRLEDDWVPLDEQLSPLELEERLRAKDAHSSAVVLESIGDIPDVEIKPPDNVLFVCKLNPVTEDEDLHTIFSRFGTVQAADIIRDFKTGDSLCYAFIEFETREACEQAYFKMDNALIDDRRIHVDFSQSVAKLWSQYRRKDQKGKGKGCFKCGALDHIAKDCTGDPANTQQPQKYILKDDNGQRGGGKNSSYDMVFDGDTPEIPRQEKRSQGHNNDGGVEKQRMNRRSSEEPRHRDRENKDSSYRDRHSDRSRGYREDSSQDGKANRSSGSRSGQDRLEKGRDRDRHKDGQRDTDDKADQRESRKRDADDGIYADRRGDKDYRKRSTDSERENHKERQRNIDNKVDQRESGKRYADDGERDGVNYRKRSADSDRLAGRSSDSGDYRKSSVERRDETDYKKRHVDGERRDKRDDRVHKKRSADVDAHRGTREREHRRR; encoded by the exons ATGTCAGTGCTTATAGTGACAAGCTTAGGAGAGATAGTTGTGGATTTGCATACAGACAAGTGCCCTCTGACTTGTAAAAACTTCTTGAAGCTCTGCAA GATAAAGTATTATAATGGATGTCTTTTTCACACGGTTCAGAAGGATTTTACTGCACAGACTGGTGACCCAACTGGAACAGGTTCTGGTGGCGATTCCGTCTACAA ATTTTTATATGGTGATCAGGCGCGCTTTTTCAACGATGAGATTCATCTTGATTTGAAGCATTCTAAGACAGGCACGGTTGCAATGGCTAGTGCGGGAGAGAATCTCAATGCTTCTCAG ttctACTTGACATTGTGTGATGATCTAGACTATCTTGATGGAAGGCACACA ATTTTTGGTGAGATAGCAGAGGGGTTTGAGACATTGACAAGGATCAATGAGGCTTATGTGGATGAGAACAACAGACCCTATAAGAATATCCG CAGAATCCAACATACTTACATATTGGATGATCCTTTTGATGATCCTTCACAACTAGCTGAGTTAATTCCCGACGCTTCCCCTGAAGGAAAACCAAAGGACGAG GTTGATGATAATGTGCGGCTTGAAGATGACTGGGTTCCTCTGGATGAACAACTAAGTCCACTAGAACTTGAAGAGCGTCTTCGTGCCAAAGACGCACATTCCAGTGCGGTTGTACTTGAGAGT ATTGGGGATATTCCTGATGTTGAGATAAAACCTCCCGACAATGTTCTCTTTGTTTGTAAATTGAATCCAGTCACTGAA GATGAGGACTTGCACACAATTTTTTCGCGTTTTGGAACTGTTCAAGC GGCTGATATAATCCGTGATTTCAAGACTGGAGATAGCTTATGCTATGCATTCATAG AATTTGAGACCAGAGAAGCATGCGAACAAGCATATTTTAAG ATGGATAATGCTTTGATTGATGACCGGAGAATACACGTGGATTTTAGTCAAAGTGTTGCAAAACTGTGGTCCCAGTACAGGCGCAAAGATCAAAAGGGCAAAG GCAAAGGGTGCTTCAAATGTGGTGCACTTGATCACATTGCCAAGGATTGCACTGGTGATCCTGCCAACACACAACAACCTCAAAAGTACATATTGAAGGATGATAATGGACAGCGTGGTGGCGGCAAGAACTCTAG TTATGATATGGTATTTGATGGAGACACTCCGGAAATTCCAAGGCAAGAAAAGAGAAGTCAAGGTCACAATAATGACGGCGGAGTCGAGAAACAAAGGATGAATAGGCGGAGTTCCGAGGAACCGAGGCATAGGGATCGAGAAAACAAAGACTCAAGTTATAGGGATAGGCACAGTGACAGAAGTAGAGGGTACAGAGAGGATTCAAGTCAAGACGGTAAAGCAAATCGATCCAGTGGAAGTAGAAGTGGTCAAGATCGTCTTGAAAAGGGAAGGGATAGAGATAGGCATAAGGACGGACAAAGAGACACAGATGACAAGGCAGATCAGCGTGAGAGCAGAAAGAGAGATGCAGATGATGGTATCTATGCAGACAGGAGGGGTGATAAAGATTACAGAAAGAGGAGTACAGACAGTGAAAGAGAGAATCACAAGGAGAGGCAGAGAAACATAGATAATAAGGTCGATCAGCGGGAGAGTGGAAAGAGATATGCAGATGATGGTGAGAGGGATGGCGTAAATTACAGAAAGAGGAGTGCAGATAGTGATAGACTAGCGGGACGGAGTAGTGACAGTGGAGATTATAGAAAGAGCAGTGTAGAGAGGAGGGATGAAACAGACTATAAAAAGAGACATGTAGATGGTGAACGTCGAGACAAGAGAGACGACCGAGTCCATAAGAAAAGAAGTGCAGATGTTGATGCCCATAGAGGTACAAGGGAAAGAGAACATAGAAGGCGATAA